One window of the Mycobacterium sp. SVM_VP21 genome contains the following:
- a CDS encoding aldo/keto reductase: MTLSFELESAADTSMSIPQVALNDEVPMPVLGLGVAKLSDEQTEASVLAALESGCRLIDTAASYGNEAIVGRAIEASGVPRSELFVSTKLGTSSQGYSAAKQACQRSLEQLGLDYLDMYLIHWPAPQLGKYVESFEAMIEARDAGLVQSVGVCNFTEEHLTEVIDETGVTPAINQIELHPRLNQAELRDVNANREIVTQSYSPLGVGRLLDDPAVTALASAHGRTAAQILIRWNLQCGNAVISRSGNPERVAANLDVFEFELSEADMATLDGLHDGTRVLHDPMTFLGT, encoded by the coding sequence ATGACGCTTTCATTCGAGTTGGAATCCGCCGCAGATACTTCAATGTCGATTCCCCAGGTGGCCCTCAACGATGAGGTGCCAATGCCCGTGTTGGGTCTGGGAGTCGCCAAATTGTCCGACGAGCAGACCGAGGCATCGGTGCTGGCAGCCCTGGAAAGCGGGTGCCGGCTCATCGACACCGCCGCGTCCTACGGAAACGAAGCAATCGTGGGGCGGGCGATCGAGGCCTCCGGTGTTCCGCGTTCCGAGCTGTTCGTCAGCACCAAGTTGGGCACGTCCAGCCAGGGCTACTCCGCTGCTAAGCAGGCCTGCCAGCGCAGCCTGGAACAGCTCGGACTGGACTACCTCGACATGTATTTGATTCATTGGCCGGCACCGCAGCTGGGCAAATACGTGGAGAGCTTCGAAGCGATGATCGAGGCCCGCGACGCCGGCCTGGTGCAGTCGGTCGGGGTCTGCAACTTCACCGAGGAACACCTGACCGAGGTGATCGACGAGACCGGCGTGACCCCGGCGATCAACCAGATCGAACTGCATCCGCGGCTCAACCAGGCCGAACTCCGCGACGTCAACGCCAACCGCGAAATCGTCACCCAGTCCTACAGCCCGCTGGGCGTGGGACGGTTGCTCGATGACCCCGCGGTGACAGCACTGGCGAGCGCCCACGGGCGCACGGCGGCACAGATCTTGATCCGATGGAATCTGCAGTGCGGCAACGCGGTGATCTCACGGTCCGGGAATCCAGAGCGGGTTGCGGCGAATCTCGACGTGTTCGAGTTCGAGCTGTCCGAGGCTGATATGGCCACCCTGGACGGCCTGCACGACGGCACCCGGGTGTTACACGACCCGATGACGTTCTTGGGGACCTAG
- a CDS encoding inositol monophosphatase: MAPLRSDPMQLRTTAETLVAEAAAFARRRRAEVFGAEKVESSSGLVQTKSSPTDPVTVVDTETESFIRDRLSRLRPGDAVLGEEGGGSGDVSSVEPGVVTWVVDPIDGTVNFMYDVPAYAVSVAAQIGGVSVAGAVADVVGNRIYSAGAGLGARVTDQQGTAGLRCTDVSELALALLGTGFGYSPRRRAAQAALLARLLPEVRDVRRIGSAALDLCMVAAGRLDAYYEHGIKPWDYAAGALIAVEAGARVVLPGPEIDSGDVCVAAAPGIADALIAMLQREGGWPAIAQ; this comes from the coding sequence ATGGCGCCCCTGCGTAGCGACCCCATGCAGTTGAGGACCACCGCCGAGACGCTGGTGGCCGAAGCCGCCGCCTTCGCCCGGCGTCGACGCGCCGAGGTGTTCGGCGCCGAAAAGGTCGAGTCGTCCTCCGGCCTGGTCCAGACGAAAAGCAGTCCGACCGATCCGGTGACCGTGGTCGACACCGAGACCGAGAGCTTCATCCGAGATCGACTGAGCCGGCTGCGGCCCGGTGATGCGGTGCTGGGCGAGGAAGGTGGAGGGTCCGGCGACGTCTCCAGTGTTGAACCGGGTGTCGTCACCTGGGTGGTTGACCCGATCGACGGCACGGTGAACTTCATGTACGACGTCCCGGCCTACGCGGTTTCGGTGGCAGCGCAGATCGGCGGGGTCTCGGTGGCCGGCGCGGTTGCCGACGTAGTGGGCAACCGGATCTATTCAGCCGGTGCCGGGTTGGGCGCCCGAGTGACCGACCAACAGGGAACCGCTGGTCTGCGCTGCACCGATGTCAGCGAGCTGGCCCTGGCGCTGCTGGGCACCGGGTTCGGCTATTCGCCCCGGCGCCGGGCCGCCCAGGCGGCGTTGCTTGCCCGGCTGCTACCGGAAGTGCGCGATGTACGCCGGATCGGATCGGCCGCGCTGGACCTGTGCATGGTGGCTGCCGGGCGGCTGGACGCGTACTACGAGCATGGGATCAAGCCGTGGGACTATGCCGCCGGAGCACTGATCGCGGTCGAGGCCGGCGCACGCGTGGTGCTGCCTGGCCCGGAGATCGACAGCGGCGACGTATGTGTTGCGGCGGCGCCGGGTATCGCGGATGCCTTGATCGCAATGCTGCAGCGTGAAGGTGGCTGGCCCGCTATTGCCCAATAG